A stretch of Schaalia odontolytica DNA encodes these proteins:
- a CDS encoding metal ABC transporter substrate-binding protein: MFSSTTRGVAAAAGLALATASLAACSPSSSAHGLAVVATTTQICDYVTQIAAKSADISLDKTDAAGKSSHVGAQKDGAALSMSLTCLLAPNASAHEHEMTPAQTSALAQADVMAVSGVDLEHFLDDAVVSSGFKGRMVVTSGVLTAADIDNPGTPDPEGPYTIDRGSERVDVAPWPFPPEEAGEEPEFRFDPHVWTSPKGTRVQVANLGAGLAAAAPDAASSINAATASYLEDIDALDQWTAEAIKTVPEGQRVLFTSHDAFGYFSRDYGIRFIGAALSDFNEQQDATADHIAKAVEAVKESGAVALFAENSNNSKSIEAIARAAGVTPIVGEDAMYGDSLGPDGSEGATYVGSIIHNVRAVTQAWGGAVPQLPERLKDQ; this comes from the coding sequence ATGTTTTCCTCGACGACGCGCGGCGTAGCAGCCGCCGCTGGGCTGGCCCTGGCAACCGCCTCGCTGGCCGCCTGCTCGCCCTCCTCCTCGGCCCACGGCCTCGCGGTCGTTGCCACGACCACGCAGATCTGCGACTACGTCACCCAGATCGCCGCGAAATCCGCCGACATTTCCCTCGACAAGACCGACGCCGCCGGAAAGAGCAGCCACGTCGGCGCGCAGAAAGATGGCGCCGCCCTCTCCATGAGCCTCACCTGCCTGCTCGCCCCCAACGCATCCGCGCACGAGCACGAGATGACCCCCGCGCAGACCTCGGCACTCGCACAAGCCGACGTCATGGCGGTCTCCGGCGTGGACCTCGAGCACTTCCTCGACGACGCTGTCGTCTCCTCCGGCTTCAAGGGACGCATGGTTGTCACCTCGGGCGTCCTGACAGCTGCCGACATCGACAACCCGGGTACCCCGGACCCCGAGGGCCCCTACACGATTGATCGCGGAAGTGAGCGCGTGGACGTCGCCCCGTGGCCGTTCCCTCCGGAGGAAGCGGGGGAGGAGCCCGAATTCCGCTTCGACCCGCACGTGTGGACCTCGCCGAAGGGCACCCGCGTCCAGGTCGCTAACCTCGGCGCGGGCCTCGCAGCCGCAGCGCCCGACGCTGCCTCGTCGATCAACGCGGCCACTGCCTCGTACCTGGAGGACATCGACGCCCTCGATCAGTGGACCGCCGAGGCCATCAAGACCGTGCCGGAAGGCCAGCGCGTGCTCTTTACCTCCCACGACGCCTTCGGCTACTTCTCGAGGGACTACGGCATCCGCTTCATCGGCGCCGCCCTGTCCGACTTCAACGAGCAGCAGGACGCCACCGCCGACCACATCGCCAAGGCCGTCGAGGCCGTCAAGGAATCCGGCGCGGTCGCGCTCTTCGCCGAAAACTCCAACAACTCCAAGTCCATCGAGGCGATTGCTCGCGCGGCCGGCGTGACCCCCATCGTGGGCGAGGACGCCATGTACGGCGACTCGTTGGGTCCCGATGGATCAGAAGGGGCCACCTACGTTGGCTCGATTATCCACAACGTGCGTGCCGTGACGCAGGCGTGGGGCGGCGCCGTCCCGCAACTGCCCGAGCGCCTGAAGGATCAGTGA
- a CDS encoding metal ABC transporter ATP-binding protein has product MGRLVSFHDAALGYGNTPALTGLTLDVFGGQALALVGPNGGGKTTLMRGIVGGCSVLSGTVEVEATRIGLVPQSADLDLTFPVSAAEVVTMGLIAEAGWGRRITADMRARVSAALERVNLSDRATHRFGTLSGGQRQRVLVARALVARPELVMMDEPFNGLDAPSRDIITGLIADLTADGVGVIVSTHDLSLARDVCSQACVLASRLVALGPTDEALAPAVLARAYGSSADEAIAALS; this is encoded by the coding sequence ATGGGCAGACTCGTCTCCTTTCACGACGCGGCGCTGGGGTATGGGAATACCCCGGCGCTGACCGGCCTGACCCTCGACGTGTTCGGGGGCCAGGCCCTCGCCCTTGTCGGCCCCAACGGCGGCGGCAAGACGACTCTCATGCGAGGTATCGTTGGCGGCTGCTCAGTCCTGTCCGGGACCGTCGAGGTGGAGGCAACGCGCATCGGCCTCGTGCCCCAGAGCGCCGACCTGGACCTCACGTTCCCCGTGAGCGCTGCCGAGGTCGTCACCATGGGGCTCATCGCCGAGGCCGGCTGGGGCAGGCGCATCACCGCGGACATGCGCGCGCGCGTGAGTGCCGCCCTCGAGCGCGTGAACCTCTCCGACCGGGCCACCCACCGCTTCGGGACGCTCAGCGGCGGGCAGCGCCAGCGCGTCCTCGTCGCGCGTGCCCTGGTCGCGCGCCCCGAGCTGGTCATGATGGACGAACCCTTCAACGGCCTGGACGCTCCCAGCCGCGACATCATCACGGGCCTCATCGCCGACCTGACCGCTGACGGTGTCGGCGTCATCGTGTCCACGCACGACCTGTCGCTTGCGCGCGACGTGTGCTCCCAGGCGTGCGTGCTCGCCTCCCGCCTCGTCGCCCTGGGGCCCACCGACGAGGCCCTCGCGCCCGCGGTCTTGGCGCGCGCCTACGGATCGAGCGCCGACGAGGCGATTGCGGCCCTGTCATGA